A genomic region of Dactylococcopsis salina PCC 8305 contains the following coding sequences:
- a CDS encoding rhodanese-like domain-containing protein gives MLKILITPLRSLAWLLLKHKIRRQFPTVKQVNTKTLAHWLDQKEQNLQLIDTRKVEEYAVSHLPNAEHIPDLETAKKHLNPNQLIIAYCSVGYRSSRLAKELQQLGYDQVWNLEGSIFQWANEGRTLMQNDQPTKQVHPYSKNWKWLLSQ, from the coding sequence ATGCTAAAAATTTTAATCACTCCTTTACGGAGTTTGGCGTGGTTATTGCTGAAACATAAAATTCGCCGTCAATTTCCCACTGTGAAACAGGTTAACACAAAAACTTTAGCTCATTGGCTCGATCAAAAAGAGCAAAACTTGCAACTCATCGACACGAGAAAAGTGGAAGAATATGCAGTGAGTCATCTTCCCAATGCTGAACATATTCCTGATTTAGAAACGGCAAAAAAACATCTGAATCCGAATCAACTCATCATTGCTTATTGTTCGGTGGGATATCGTTCTTCTCGACTCGCGAAGGAGTTACAACAGTTAGGTTACGATCAGGTGTGGAATTTAGAAGGATCGATTTTTCAATGGGCTAATGAAGGTCGAACCTTGATGCAAAATGATCAGCCGACAAAACAAGTTCATCCCTATAGTAAAAACTGGAAATGGTTGTTATCCCAGTGA
- a CDS encoding DNA-methyltransferase, with product MLNLDDYLNTIINGDALEIISSLPDNSVDLIICDGPYHETQHEWDQVSNLQEFNLKLIQSFSRILKLGGVLYLFGKPTCIDFIDYRPYLRLNSKIVWYQPSRLAQGRKSYTNNYDLICYFSKGTPQGFNLDEIRIPQLVELEHRKRCENVPSVKNGSYGKTKFNEKGKNPGDVWGDIKQLTYKSKELVSREMLNTIQKPEKLIERLIKASSQPSSLVFDPFCGSGTIPVVCQRLGRNFLASEINPQYVKMAKERLVESNFNHLQKTQEKQEDKHQISQLSLGL from the coding sequence ATGCTCAATCTTGATGATTATCTGAACACAATTATTAATGGAGATGCTTTAGAAATTATCTCATCTCTACCCGATAACAGCGTCGATTTAATTATTTGTGATGGTCCTTATCACGAAACCCAACATGAGTGGGATCAAGTGTCCAATCTTCAAGAATTTAACTTAAAACTGATTCAATCTTTTAGTCGTATTTTAAAGTTGGGTGGGGTTTTATATCTATTTGGAAAACCAACTTGTATTGATTTTATTGACTATCGACCCTATCTTAGGCTTAACTCTAAAATCGTTTGGTATCAACCCAGTCGTTTAGCCCAAGGACGGAAATCTTATACTAATAATTATGACCTGATTTGTTACTTTTCTAAAGGAACGCCTCAAGGTTTTAATCTGGATGAAATTAGAATCCCGCAATTAGTGGAATTAGAACATCGCAAACGCTGCGAGAATGTTCCCTCTGTGAAAAATGGAAGCTATGGAAAAACTAAATTTAATGAGAAAGGAAAAAATCCTGGAGATGTTTGGGGAGATATCAAACAGTTGACTTATAAGTCGAAAGAGTTAGTCAGTCGAGAAATGTTGAACACAATTCAAAAGCCAGAAAAGTTAATCGAACGATTGATTAAGGCGAGTTCTCAACCCAGTAGTCTTGTCTTTGATCCATTTTGTGGAAGTGGCACAATTCCTGTTGTTTGTCAACGATTAGGGCGTAATTTCCTAGCATCAGAAATCAATCCTCAATATGTGAAAATGGCAAAAGAGAGATTAGTGGAATCTAACTTTAATCACTTACAGAAAACTCAGGAAAAGCAAGAGGATAAACACCAAATTAGCCAACTCTCGCTAGGGTTATGA
- a CDS encoding sister chromatid cohesion protein PDS5, whose amino-acid sequence MVEQLITWGKDGNSIAIPQVQAYTYDEDDRVRAAVAIVFGKLIADQSLNNQVKQGIESLGELQRDRAFWVRKLAVKSLGKIRSEAVIPYLKLAQKDADIEVVKIASEILQNYKGYVANSPKELPKNSALKEQN is encoded by the coding sequence ATAGTTGAACAGTTAATAACTTGGGGAAAAGACGGTAATTCGATCGCGATTCCTCAAGTTCAAGCCTATACTTATGATGAGGACGATCGAGTTCGTGCGGCTGTCGCTATCGTTTTCGGAAAACTAATCGCTGATCAAAGTTTAAATAATCAGGTAAAACAAGGGATTGAAAGTTTAGGAGAACTCCAGCGCGATCGAGCATTTTGGGTGCGAAAGTTAGCGGTAAAATCTTTAGGAAAAATCCGTTCTGAAGCGGTAATTCCTTACTTAAAACTAGCGCAAAAAGATGCAGATATAGAGGTGGTAAAAATCGCCAGCGAAATCTTACAAAATTACAAAGGTTATGTGGCAAATTCGCCAAAAGAGTTACCTAAAAATAGTGCCTTAAAAGAGCAAAATTAA
- a CDS encoding glycosyltransferase family 4 protein, translated as MPAEWYYLLSFLFGTAFVVVMIPVVKKIGIATKQVDNPDARKIHRTPIVRIGGVGIFIASILTLVVFYFGEGFNLFNPEQTREIIGVTLGGCAFFLLGLADDLWDLSPFWRLGLQLITTGGLWWQGLQIDLGFLPWENSLWINMGSFIITFLWLAGVANAVNWFDGVDGLAAGVTAIIALGITFITLENGNNGMALLMVIVAGSAIGFLWYNFHPATIFMGDGGSNFLGFMLAGCSLIGIANEPSFGETIAPFLLLGVPIGDMLIVINARLRKGQSPFFADQIHLHHRILAKGMSQTMTALFIYSLTLWTGTIALVISGIEQPWMYFTPATILLLAMTWQLQRSRNRKENEL; from the coding sequence ATGCCTGCTGAGTGGTACTATCTTCTTTCCTTTCTGTTTGGGACTGCTTTTGTGGTTGTGATGATTCCAGTTGTCAAAAAAATTGGCATCGCAACCAAGCAAGTGGATAACCCCGATGCGCGGAAAATTCATAGAACCCCCATTGTTCGCATTGGGGGAGTAGGAATTTTTATCGCGTCAATTTTGACCCTTGTTGTCTTTTATTTCGGTGAAGGGTTTAATTTATTCAATCCCGAACAAACTAGAGAAATTATAGGCGTTACTCTCGGTGGGTGCGCCTTTTTTTTGTTAGGGTTAGCTGATGATCTTTGGGATTTATCTCCCTTTTGGCGTTTGGGATTACAGTTGATCACCACAGGAGGATTGTGGTGGCAAGGATTACAGATAGATTTGGGATTTTTGCCCTGGGAAAATTCCTTATGGATTAATATGGGCAGTTTTATCATTACGTTTCTTTGGTTAGCAGGAGTCGCCAATGCGGTAAATTGGTTTGATGGGGTGGATGGTTTAGCCGCTGGTGTCACTGCAATAATTGCGCTGGGAATTACGTTTATTACGTTGGAAAATGGCAATAATGGGATGGCGTTACTCATGGTGATTGTCGCGGGAAGCGCGATCGGGTTTTTATGGTACAATTTCCATCCAGCAACGATTTTTATGGGAGATGGCGGCTCAAATTTCCTCGGCTTTATGCTTGCTGGTTGTAGTTTAATCGGAATTGCCAACGAACCCAGTTTCGGGGAAACGATCGCTCCTTTTCTACTGTTAGGCGTTCCCATTGGTGATATGCTAATTGTGATTAATGCTCGCTTGCGTAAAGGACAATCTCCATTCTTCGCAGATCAAATTCATCTCCATCACCGCATTTTGGCAAAAGGGATGTCCCAAACCATGACCGCGTTGTTTATCTATAGTTTGACCCTATGGACGGGAACGATCGCGTTGGTTATATCTGGGATCGAACAGCCTTGGATGTATTTTACGCCAGCGACAATCCTCCTGTTAGCCATGACCTGGCAACTCCAACGAAGCCGTAACCGAAAAGAAAACGAACTATGA
- the glyA gene encoding serine hydroxymethyltransferase, with product MTQSNLDFLAQTDPTVSGMMQKELGRQREHLELIASENFTSAAVMATQGSVLTNKYAEGLPGKRYYGGCEFIDQIEQLAIDRAKELFGAASANVQPHSGAQANFAVFLTLLNPGDKIMGMDLSHGGHLTHGSPVNVSGKWFEAVHYGVSQETEQLDYDHILELARKERPKLIICGYSAYPRIINFEKFRAIADEVGAYLLADIAHIAGLVASGHHPNPVPHCDVVTTTTHKTLRGPRGGLILTRDPELGKKFNKSVFPGTQGGPLEHVVAGKAVAFGEALTPEFKAYSGQVIANAQAMAKQLQSRGLKVVSGGTENHLLLVDLRSVGLTGKQADQLVSGINITANKNTVPFDPESPFVTSGLRLGSPAMTTRGLETEDFAEIANIIADRLQNPEDEAMKQQCKQRVATLCERFPLYPHLSIPVPAMA from the coding sequence GTGACACAAAGTAATTTAGATTTTCTGGCACAAACTGACCCGACGGTATCGGGAATGATGCAGAAAGAATTAGGACGACAAAGAGAACATTTAGAACTTATCGCTAGTGAAAACTTTACTTCGGCTGCGGTAATGGCGACTCAAGGGTCGGTTTTAACCAATAAATATGCGGAAGGACTCCCAGGAAAACGCTATTATGGTGGCTGTGAGTTTATTGACCAAATTGAACAACTCGCCATCGATCGCGCGAAAGAACTGTTTGGCGCAGCGAGTGCTAATGTTCAACCTCACTCTGGCGCTCAAGCCAACTTCGCGGTTTTCCTTACCCTCCTCAATCCTGGGGATAAAATCATGGGGATGGATTTATCGCACGGTGGACACCTCACCCATGGTTCTCCTGTTAACGTTTCTGGGAAATGGTTTGAAGCGGTGCATTATGGGGTTAGTCAAGAAACTGAACAACTGGACTATGACCACATTTTAGAATTGGCTCGGAAAGAGCGTCCAAAGTTAATTATCTGTGGCTACTCTGCTTATCCTCGGATTATTAACTTTGAAAAATTCCGCGCGATCGCGGATGAAGTGGGAGCGTACCTCTTAGCGGACATTGCTCATATTGCGGGTTTAGTTGCCAGTGGTCATCATCCTAACCCAGTTCCTCACTGTGATGTTGTAACAACCACTACCCATAAAACCTTACGGGGGCCGCGTGGGGGATTAATTCTCACCCGTGATCCAGAGTTAGGGAAAAAATTCAATAAATCTGTTTTCCCAGGTACGCAAGGCGGTCCATTAGAGCATGTGGTCGCTGGGAAAGCAGTGGCGTTTGGGGAAGCACTTACCCCTGAGTTTAAGGCGTATTCTGGACAGGTAATTGCTAATGCTCAAGCAATGGCGAAACAATTACAAAGTCGGGGCTTAAAAGTCGTTTCTGGCGGCACCGAAAATCATCTGTTACTGGTTGATCTGCGATCGGTGGGTTTAACTGGAAAACAAGCGGATCAATTAGTCAGTGGAATTAATATTACAGCGAATAAAAATACAGTTCCCTTTGATCCTGAATCGCCATTTGTCACCAGTGGCTTACGATTAGGTTCTCCCGCAATGACAACTCGCGGTTTGGAAACTGAAGATTTTGCCGAAATTGCTAACATTATCGCCGATCGATTGCAAAATCCCGAAGATGAAGCGATGAAGCAACAGTGTAAACAACGAGTGGCGACCTTATGTGAGCGTTTCCCTCTCTATCCTCACTTAAGTATTCCTGTCCCTGCTATGGCGTAA
- a CDS encoding TIGR04283 family arsenosugar biosynthesis glycosyltransferase, producing the protein MASVSIIIPTLNEASCIQTTLSYLTILSPSIEEIIIVDGGSKDETLVIIKNLIATSPQLPLIRFVNTTSGRAYQMNEGVKIATGDYLCFLHADTYVPHDLVEIISKTLFNPTIACGGFISIMNGESRTRWGISLHNFLKTYYAPFLFRPHLFFRKGLRILFGDQVMFCRRQDFLDCGGFDATLPIMEEADLCLRLCRYGRIIQVNRIVRSSDRRVEKWGVWKANLIYLMIGILWGIGVSPHWLKQFYEDIRQ; encoded by the coding sequence ATGGCTAGTGTTTCGATTATAATTCCCACTCTTAACGAAGCAAGTTGTATTCAAACTACTCTCAGCTATCTAACTATTTTATCCCCATCGATCGAAGAAATCATTATTGTTGATGGAGGAAGCAAAGATGAAACACTGGTTATCATTAAAAACCTGATTGCGACTTCTCCGCAACTTCCTCTGATTCGATTCGTAAATACAACTTCTGGACGTGCTTATCAAATGAATGAAGGAGTCAAAATTGCCACAGGAGATTATTTATGTTTCCTTCATGCTGACACTTATGTTCCCCATGATTTAGTGGAGATTATCAGCAAAACTTTATTTAACCCCACCATTGCTTGTGGTGGTTTTATCTCCATTATGAATGGAGAATCACGCACTCGTTGGGGAATTTCTTTACATAACTTTCTTAAGACTTATTATGCACCGTTTCTGTTTCGTCCTCATCTATTTTTTCGGAAAGGGTTACGGATATTATTTGGCGATCAAGTGATGTTTTGTCGTCGTCAAGATTTTCTAGATTGTGGTGGTTTTGATGCGACGCTTCCCATTATGGAAGAAGCTGATTTATGTTTGCGTTTGTGTCGTTATGGTCGGATTATTCAGGTTAATCGCATTGTTCGATCGAGCGATCGAAGAGTAGAAAAATGGGGAGTGTGGAAAGCTAACTTGATCTATTTAATGATTGGTATTTTGTGGGGAATCGGTGTTTCTCCTCATTGGTTAAAACAATTTTATGAAGACATCCGTCAGTAG
- a CDS encoding competence/damage-inducible protein A — protein sequence MSAEIICVGTELLLGDILNSNTQYLGRQLADLGIPHYFQTVVGDNPDRIKQVLKIAGERSQILLFTGGLGPTPDDLTTETIANFFETPLEERSELIADIEEKFAKRGRKMSPSNRKQALMPVGAQIIPNPMGSAAGMIWQPRPNLTIMTFPGVPSEMHRMWEETAVPFLKQQGWGDNVILSRTLRFWGIGESNLAEKVSGYLEMENPTVAPYASKGEVRLRISARGKSQESAIALINPIHQQIQEIAQLDYFGADEDTLASVVGKLLLEAKQTVAVAESCTGGGLGARLTSVSGSSGYFLGGIVAYSNEIKQKLLGVKAESLNQEGAVSGTVAQQMALGVKKQLHSDWGLSITGIAGPGGGTAEKPVGLVYLGIATPDQETDQVELRLGEQRLRDTIRHVSECHALDQLRRKLLLTNVSE from the coding sequence ATGAGTGCGGAAATTATTTGTGTGGGAACGGAATTACTGTTAGGGGATATTCTAAACAGTAATACTCAGTATTTAGGGCGACAATTGGCGGATTTAGGGATTCCTCATTATTTCCAAACGGTCGTCGGAGATAATCCCGATCGCATTAAACAAGTGTTAAAAATCGCTGGTGAGCGTTCCCAGATTCTCCTTTTTACTGGGGGATTAGGACCGACTCCTGATGATCTCACCACAGAAACGATCGCGAATTTTTTTGAAACCCCTCTTGAAGAACGATCGGAATTAATCGCTGATATTGAGGAGAAATTCGCCAAACGAGGACGGAAAATGTCTCCGAGTAACCGCAAACAGGCGTTAATGCCCGTAGGCGCACAGATTATCCCGAATCCCATGGGGAGTGCGGCGGGGATGATTTGGCAACCTCGCCCCAATTTAACGATTATGACCTTTCCAGGAGTGCCTTCAGAAATGCACCGAATGTGGGAAGAAACTGCTGTTCCTTTTCTGAAACAACAAGGTTGGGGAGATAATGTCATTTTAAGTCGTACGCTGCGGTTTTGGGGCATTGGAGAGTCGAATTTAGCGGAAAAGGTGAGTGGGTATTTAGAGATGGAAAATCCCACAGTCGCCCCCTATGCGTCGAAAGGAGAGGTGCGGTTACGGATTTCCGCTCGTGGCAAATCACAAGAAAGCGCGATCGCCCTCATTAATCCGATTCACCAGCAAATCCAAGAAATTGCCCAATTAGACTACTTTGGCGCGGATGAGGATACCTTAGCCAGCGTCGTCGGAAAACTGCTGTTAGAAGCGAAACAAACCGTTGCTGTTGCCGAATCTTGTACTGGGGGGGGACTCGGTGCGAGATTAACTTCTGTTTCGGGAAGTTCGGGTTATTTTCTGGGTGGGATTGTTGCGTACTCCAACGAAATCAAACAGAAACTTTTAGGAGTAAAAGCGGAATCTCTCAACCAAGAAGGCGCGGTGAGTGGTACAGTCGCGCAACAAATGGCATTAGGCGTTAAAAAACAGCTTCATAGCGATTGGGGATTAAGTATTACTGGAATCGCCGGACCGGGTGGTGGTACAGCAGAAAAACCCGTCGGTTTAGTTTATCTTGGGATTGCTACCCCCGATCAAGAAACAGATCAGGTAGAATTACGCCTAGGTGAGCAACGCTTACGAGATACCATTCGCCATGTGAGCGAGTGTCATGCTTTGGATCAGTTGCGACGAAAATTGTTGTTAACCAACGTCTCTGAATAA
- a CDS encoding YciI family protein — protein sequence MPLFVKIESGIVEKPIFDQYVPAHVEYVRKLIANGHQARTGYWGDMGGGMLLFEAESLEEAQTIVENDPLVKNGCVTYELHQWCIVVE from the coding sequence ATGCCTTTATTTGTCAAAATTGAATCAGGAATTGTAGAAAAACCGATCTTTGATCAATATGTTCCCGCTCATGTTGAGTATGTGCGAAAATTAATCGCCAACGGACATCAAGCGCGAACTGGCTATTGGGGAGATATGGGTGGCGGAATGCTGTTATTTGAAGCGGAGAGCTTAGAAGAAGCACAAACAATTGTTGAGAATGATCCCTTAGTTAAAAACGGTTGTGTCACTTATGAACTCCATCAGTGGTGTATTGTTGTGGAATAG
- a CDS encoding DUF547 domain-containing protein: MINFSVWDQLLKEYVNVSGEVDYQRWQIEAKSDLNQWLNSNSNLQLKQLMNEEALTTLINLYNALVIAEVLDKYPLASIRPIFLGIPNWLSFLRFFSKPVYHLNNKAVSLNDIEHKMLRQQWHEPRIHFALVCAARGCPLLRNEAYQSSGIDEQLEADAIRFMNNLDKVKYFPESNLLQCSQIFKWYREDFLQVASSLPHYINQHRSSKISTSVSIQYLSYDWRLNEPIIN, from the coding sequence ATGATTAATTTTTCGGTTTGGGATCAGTTACTCAAAGAATATGTCAATGTTTCGGGAGAAGTTGATTATCAACGTTGGCAAATAGAAGCAAAATCAGACCTCAATCAGTGGTTAAATTCTAACTCTAATTTACAGTTAAAACAATTGATGAACGAAGAAGCATTAACCACACTCATTAATTTATACAATGCTTTAGTTATTGCTGAAGTTTTAGACAAGTATCCTCTCGCGTCTATTCGTCCAATTTTCCTGGGGATTCCCAATTGGCTTTCGTTTTTACGCTTTTTTTCTAAACCTGTTTATCATCTGAATAATAAGGCGGTTAGCCTCAATGATATTGAACATAAAATGTTGCGTCAACAATGGCATGAACCTCGGATTCATTTTGCTTTGGTTTGTGCTGCGAGAGGATGTCCTCTCTTACGCAATGAAGCCTATCAATCCAGTGGCATTGATGAACAATTAGAAGCCGATGCGATTCGTTTTATGAATAATTTAGATAAGGTGAAGTATTTTCCTGAATCGAATCTTTTACAGTGTAGTCAAATTTTTAAGTGGTATCGAGAAGATTTTCTTCAGGTGGCTTCTTCTCTTCCTCATTATATTAATCAGCATCGATCGAGCAAAATATCTACATCGGTTTCTATTCAATATCTCTCTTATGATTGGCGTTTGAATGAACCAATAATCAATTAG
- a CDS encoding LptF/LptG family permease, translating into MNSTQSMNIPVLDRYLIRELILPFLFGVGAFTSIGLSVGTVFELVREVAESGLSIEIALRVFLLRMPEFIVLAFPMSTLLATLMTYSRLSSDSEIIALRSVGVSVYRLVIPALVVSLFITGMTFIFNELFVPKASYEARVTLERALEGEKPPFRQKNILYTDYDDVEQPNGNQREVLVRLFYAEEFNGEEMRGLTVIDRTRGNLSQIINAQSATWNPKLNKWDFYQGTSYLIAPDSSYNNVVRFEHKVLNLPRTPLDLTQRSRDYGEMNLLQSLDYLKLVRATSDEEKLKELKVRIQQKISFPFVCLVFGMVGAALGTKPQQTGRGTSFGISILIIFGYYLIAFITGAIGQVGILSPFLAAWIPNFLGFGIGGWLLFRTAN; encoded by the coding sequence ATGAACTCAACTCAATCAATGAACATCCCTGTTTTAGATCGCTACTTAATTCGAGAATTAATCCTTCCTTTTTTGTTTGGTGTCGGTGCATTTACTTCGATTGGTTTATCAGTGGGAACGGTCTTCGAGTTAGTGCGAGAAGTTGCCGAATCTGGATTATCGATCGAAATCGCATTACGAGTTTTCTTATTAAGAATGCCAGAGTTTATTGTCCTTGCTTTTCCCATGTCAACGCTACTCGCAACCCTAATGACTTACAGTCGTTTATCCAGTGATAGCGAAATTATTGCGTTACGAAGTGTGGGAGTTAGTGTTTATCGCTTGGTGATTCCAGCATTAGTGGTAAGTCTCTTTATTACAGGAATGACTTTCATTTTTAATGAGTTATTTGTTCCCAAAGCAAGCTATGAAGCAAGAGTAACTTTAGAACGTGCTTTGGAAGGAGAAAAGCCACCGTTTCGCCAGAAAAATATTCTTTACACTGATTACGATGATGTGGAACAACCGAATGGAAATCAACGAGAAGTTTTAGTTCGTTTGTTCTATGCAGAAGAATTTAATGGGGAAGAAATGCGCGGCTTAACCGTCATCGATCGAACGAGAGGAAACCTTAGTCAGATTATTAATGCTCAGTCAGCGACTTGGAATCCGAAACTAAATAAATGGGATTTTTATCAAGGAACAAGTTACCTCATCGCACCCGATTCTTCTTATAATAATGTGGTTCGGTTTGAACATAAAGTTTTAAATCTGCCGAGAACTCCTCTTGATCTAACGCAACGATCGCGCGACTATGGAGAAATGAATCTCCTTCAATCTCTAGACTACTTAAAGTTAGTTCGTGCCACCAGTGACGAGGAAAAACTGAAAGAATTAAAAGTCCGCATCCAACAAAAAATTTCCTTTCCGTTTGTTTGTCTGGTGTTTGGAATGGTGGGCGCTGCGTTAGGAACAAAACCTCAACAAACGGGACGAGGAACAAGTTTCGGAATTAGTATTTTAATCATTTTCGGATACTATCTCATCGCATTCATTACTGGCGCGATCGGACAGGTCGGAATTTTATCTCCATTTCTAGCAGCATGGATTCCCAACTTTTTAGGATTTGGAATTGGAGGGTGGTTACTATTTCGTACTGCCAACTAG
- the gorA gene encoding glutathione-disulfide reductase — MSYDYDLFVIGGGSGGIAAARRATEYGAKVGLAEFDRLGGTCVNRGCIPKKLMVYASHFPHWLEDAKDYGWSVGEATLDWKKMTTVVNGEVDRLNGVYLKMLDKGNVSLYRGYAKFVDAHTLQIGEETITADKILIAVGGVPEKADIPGIEHAIVSDDMFTLPKQPKRLVVLGGGYIGVEFACILNAMGSQVTQIIRRSHILRGFDHDLQEHLQNTLIDQGLNLLANTEVESIEKTKEGFKLVTKGDHQETIMADVVLAATGRIPRLEKLGLENTDVAVKNGAIAVNNYSCTTVPNIFAVGDCTDRINLTPVAIQEGRAFADTEFGGHDRIMSHENVPSAVFTSPEAATVGLTEAEAREKYGEEAIKIYRARFGSTYFSLTRRKEKVMLKLVVEKSREVVVGAHMVGEAAGEIMQGIAIPIKMGATKADFDATVAIHPSVAEEFVTMRNPV; from the coding sequence ATGAGTTACGATTACGATTTATTTGTGATTGGCGGCGGATCAGGTGGCATTGCGGCTGCCCGACGCGCAACGGAATATGGCGCAAAGGTGGGTTTAGCAGAATTCGATCGCTTGGGAGGAACTTGCGTCAATCGCGGTTGTATCCCGAAAAAATTGATGGTGTATGCGTCTCATTTTCCTCATTGGTTAGAGGATGCCAAAGATTACGGTTGGTCGGTGGGAGAAGCCACTCTCGATTGGAAAAAAATGACCACTGTGGTCAATGGAGAGGTCGATCGACTCAATGGCGTTTATCTGAAAATGTTAGATAAGGGAAATGTTAGCCTATATCGCGGTTATGCGAAGTTTGTGGATGCTCATACGCTACAAATTGGAGAAGAAACCATTACCGCCGATAAAATCCTGATCGCAGTGGGAGGAGTGCCAGAAAAAGCAGATATCCCTGGCATCGAACACGCGATCGTCTCTGATGATATGTTTACCCTTCCTAAGCAACCGAAACGGTTGGTTGTCTTAGGAGGAGGATATATCGGGGTAGAATTTGCTTGTATTCTCAACGCCATGGGGTCACAAGTTACCCAAATCATCCGCCGTTCCCATATTTTACGCGGGTTTGATCACGATTTACAAGAACATCTCCAAAATACGCTCATTGATCAGGGTTTAAATCTTTTAGCCAATACTGAGGTTGAATCCATTGAGAAAACTAAAGAGGGATTCAAATTGGTGACAAAAGGCGACCATCAAGAGACGATTATGGCAGATGTGGTGTTAGCCGCAACGGGACGCATTCCTCGCTTAGAAAAGTTAGGATTAGAGAATACGGATGTGGCAGTGAAAAACGGCGCGATCGCAGTAAATAATTATAGCTGTACCACTGTTCCCAATATCTTCGCTGTGGGAGACTGTACCGATCGAATTAATCTCACTCCTGTAGCGATTCAAGAAGGACGTGCTTTCGCAGATACCGAGTTCGGGGGACACGATCGAATCATGAGTCACGAGAATGTTCCTTCTGCTGTCTTTACCAGTCCCGAAGCAGCGACTGTAGGTTTAACCGAAGCCGAAGCCAGAGAGAAATATGGGGAAGAAGCCATTAAAATCTATCGTGCGCGATTTGGCTCAACCTATTTTAGCCTCACTCGACGGAAAGAAAAAGTGATGTTGAAATTAGTGGTAGAGAAAAGCAGAGAAGTTGTTGTCGGCGCCCACATGGTAGGAGAAGCAGCAGGAGAAATCATGCAGGGAATTGCGATTCCCATTAAGATGGGCGCGACCAAAGCTGATTTTGATGCTACAGTTGCGATTCATCCTTCTGTTGCCGAAGAATTTGTCACCATGCGTAATCCTGTCTAA